Proteins from a genomic interval of Oncorhynchus nerka isolate Pitt River linkage group LG13, Oner_Uvic_2.0, whole genome shotgun sequence:
- the LOC115140479 gene encoding transcription factor 23-like, whose product MKSQHSPENAARERSRVRNLRQAFHSLQAALPSVPRDTKLSKLDVLVLATDYIAHLTETLDQGGALSELTVPPRAGGYLHPVKKWPMRSLLYCGSVGALLSANQKPASGEEETHPPTPTPEVDMDQSV is encoded by the exons ATGAAGTCCCAACACTCCCCAGAGAACGCGGCCAGGGAGAGGAGCCGTGTACGTAACCTCCGCCAGGCCTTCCACAGCCTGCAGGCAGCCCTGCCCTCCGTCCCCCGTGACACCAAGCTCTCCAAGCTGGACGTCCTGGTCCTGGCCACTGACTACATCGCCCACCTTACTGAGACCCTGGACCAGGGCGGGGCTCTCTCTGAACTCACAGTGCCCCCCAGGGCAGGGGGCTACCTCCACCCAGTCAAG AAGTGGCCGATGCGCTCCTTGCTATACTGTGGGAGTGTGGGAGCactgctgtcagccaatcagaagcCAGCGTCAGGGGAGGAGGAAACACATCCACCGACCCCTACCCCAGAGGTCGACATGGACCAATCCGTTTAG
- the LOC115139364 gene encoding sodium-dependent multivitamin transporter-like produces the protein MGDVVQMHFSTPDYVIFALLLVASTCIGLFYALSGGRQRTTQEFLLADRSMSCLPVSLSLLATFQSAVAILGVPSEIYTYGTQYWFLGVSYFLGLLVPAHVFIPVFYRLRLTSAYEYLELRFNKTVRIMGTVTFIFQMVIYMGVVLYAPALALNAVTGFDLWGAVLALGLVCTLYTTLGGLKAVIWTDVFQTIVMFAGQLAVIIVGAHQAGGMGEVWRKAINGSRIASLDLNPDPTERHTFWTLGVGGVFLMLALYGVNQAQVQRYLSSRTEREAVMSCYVVFPCQQVVLCLGCLMGLVMFARYGEDSPLDKGYVKTNDQMVLYFVMDVFRDLPGLPGLFVACLFSGALSTISSAFNSLATVTMEDLIKPYCPAMTEAKATLLSKGLAFAYGLVCLAMAYTASHMGSVLQAALSIFGMVGGPLLGLFCLGMFFPWANSTGAIVGLVAGLVMAFWIGIGHFVSRMAVPTTLPPIINGTAMPLPSNMTTAVMTTAVMTTLITLITAKPKPTGVQALYNLSYLWYSAYNSTTVVIVGLIVSLLTGPMKEKDLTPGTVYPVLGNLLFFLPECYREIRCCVTPLPQKPKAIDTHPYQMARKESNGVSHPKEEEKTEETEREKDEDEETATPQPSCRLAHTLQETAL, from the exons ATGGGGGACGTAGTCCAGATGCACTTCTCCACGCCGGACTATGTGATCTTCGCCCTGCTGCTGGTGGCGTCCACGTGCATCGGCCTGTTCTACGCCCTGTCCGGCGGGCGCCAGCGCACCACGCAGGAGTTCCTATTGGCCGACCGTTCTATGAGCTGCCTGCCCGTGTCGCTGTCACTGCTCGCCACCTTCCAGTCAGCCGTGGCCATCCTGGGAGTGCCCTCGGAGATCTACACCTACGGAACGCAGTACTGGTTCCTGGGAGTCTCCTACTTCCTGGGTCTGCTTGTCCCCGCCCACGTCTTCATACCTGTCTTCTACAGGCTCCGCCTCACCAGTGCTTATGAG TATTTGGAGCTGCGCTTCAATAAGACGGTTCGCATCATGGGCACCGTGACCTTTATCTTTCAGATG GTGATCTATATGGGAGTGGTCCTCTATGCACCAGCACTCGCACTCAATGCAG TGACTGGATTTGACCTCTGGGGGGCAGTGCTGGCCTTGGGACTGGTGTGCACCCTGTACACAACATTA GGAGGGCTGAAAGCAGTCATCTGGACCGACGTGTTCCAGACCATTGTGATGTTTGCTGGCCAACTGGCGGTCATCATAGTGGGGGCTCACCAGGCAGGAGGCATGGGAGAGGTGTGGAGGAAAGCCATCAACGGCAGCCGCATCGCAAGTCTGGA CCTGAACCCTGACCCGACGGAGAGGCACACGTTCTGGACGCTGGGCGTGGGCGGGGTGTTCCTCATGCTGGCGCTGTACGGGGTCAACCAGGCCCAGGTCCAGAGGTACCTCAGCTCCCGCACTGAGAGGGAGGCGGTCAT GTCGTGCTACGTGGTGTTTCCCTGCCAGCAGGTGGTGTTGTGTCTGGGCTGTCTGATGGGCCTGGTGATGTTTGCTCGCTACGGTGAGGATAGCCCACTGGATAAGGGTTACGTCAAAACCAACGACCAG ATGGTGCTGTACTTTGTGATGGATGTGTTCAGGGACCTGCCTGGCCTACCAGGGCTGTTTGTCGCCTGCCTGTTCAGCGGCGCTCTCAG TACCATCTCATCAGCGTTTAACTCCCTAGCGACGGTAACCATGGAGGACCTAATCAAGCCTTACTGCCCGGCCATGACGGAGGCCAAAGCCACACTGCTCTCCAAAGGCCTGG CGTTTGCCTACGGGCTGGTGTGTCTGGCCATGGCCTACACCGCGTCTCACATGGGCTCAGTGCTGCAG gcagCATTAAGTATCTTTGGGATGGTGGGTGGTCCTCTCCTCGGGCTCTTCTGTCTGGGAATGTTCTTCCCCTGGGCTAACTCCACT GGTGCGATAGTAGGGTTGGTGGCAGGCCTGGTTATGGCCTTCTGGATTGGCATTGGGCATTTCGTGTCCCGTATGGCGGTGCCCACTACTCTGCCCCCCATCATCAACGGCACCGCTATGCCCCTCCCCAGCAACATGACCACTGCTGTCATGACCACTGCTGTCATGACCACTCTGATTACCTTGATCACCGCCAAACCAAA GCCTACGGGTGTGCAGGCCCTGTACAATCTATCCTATTTGTGGTACAGTGCCTACAACTCTACCACTGTGGTGATAGTGGGACTGATAGTCAGCCTGCTGACTGGTCCTATGAAGGAGAAGGACCTGACCCCAGGGACGGTGTACCCTGTCCTGGGCAACCTGCTCTTCTTCCTGCCTGAATGCTACAGGGAGATACGCTGCTGTGTCACCCCACTGCCACAGAAG CCCAAAGCTATCGACACGCATCCTTACCAGATGGCTCGGAAGGAGAGCAATGGAGTGTCCCATcccaaagaggaggagaagactgaggagacggagcgagagaagGATGAGGACGAGGAGACCGCAACCCCTCAGCCTTCCTGCCGACTGGCTCACACGTTGCAGGAGACGGCCTTGTAG